A segment of the Commensalibacter oyaizuii genome:
TGATGAGCAAGGAAGCCTAAAATTACCTATGCCTAGTTTACTGGGGGCGCATCAATGTCGCAATGCAGGGCTTGCCACAGCAGCATTAAGAACCAGTAAACTTGCGATTCCAGATCGTGCTTGGCAAGGAATTGCCAATGCTCAATGGCCTGCTCGATTGCAACAATTACACGGCCAGTTAACCCAGTATATTCCAATAAATAGCGAATTATGGCTTGATGGGGGACATAACCCAGATGCGGGGAAAATCCTGGCGGATATGATCAAAACTCAATGGCAAGATAGGCCTCTACATATCATTGTTGGAATGAAAGATAGTAAAAACGTTCAGGATTATCTGTCCCCTCTTTTACCGTTATGTACTTCTATTCAGGCGGTTGTAGAACCTGATCAACATTTGGCTATGCCCATCCCAGAAATTATTAAGGCATCTCAATATACAGCCACTGCTGGGGGGACGGTTAAACAAGCCCTATCAATCATCAAAAGTCAAACTGATAATCCTGTACGCATTTTAATTTGTGGCAGTCTATATCTAGCAGGCAGTGTCTTACGTCAAGATGGTTGGAATAGTTTATAGCCCTTTATACCCTTCATTTTTATGAAGGGCAGCTTTTTTAAAAATCCAATCGTCAAAAGACAAGATTCGATATACCATCTTATAACTTGTTTTATTTTTTGATTAACTCAATCATTTTATCAAGATAAGAAAAGTATAATGAAAAAAATTATTGCTGCTGCACTGCTTATCTTTTCCCAAGGACCAATCACCGGTCAAGCAGCCCCTTTGGGGGATACGGGTGATCCATCCTCTGTACCTTACGGAAATATAATGGTCATTGACCAATTTACAGATCCTGGCCCATCAGGCGTTGCGGTGACTAATTCTGGTAGATTATTTATTAGCTTCCCCCGTCATGCTCAAAATCATACGGATTCTACCCTTGCTGAAATTGTTGATGGAAAACGTGTTCCTTTTCCTAATAAAGAGACAAGTATGCCTTCTGATCTTCCACTTAAAGATCGGTTAATTTCTGTACACGGTATTACTTTGGATAAAAAAAACAATCTGTGGGTTATCGATGACGGAAAACGTGCTGGTATTCACGGCATCCCTGACGGTGCAGCCAAAGTAGTAGGGTTTGATATTAATACTCGAAAAATTATTGCTTCCATCCCTATTCATGCCCCTGCATTGTTACAAGATAGCCATCTTAATGATCTGCGTGTTGATTTAAGCCATGGCAAACAAGGTACTGCCTATATCACAGACTCTTCCTTTGGAACCTCACCTGCTCTGGTAATTGTGGATATTGCAACTGGTCAACAACGCAGAGTCCTAACCAATCATAAATCCACTCAACCAGAAAAAGGATTTGTTGCATATTTGGCAGGGAAACCACGTTTATATGACCCCAAAAATCCAACTTTCCCTGTGGGTGGTGCCGATGGAATTACCCTAAGCCAAGATTCAAAAACCCTGTACTTTGCACCGCTAACCAGTCGTCGTTTATATGCAATCCCCACCGCCATCTTATCCGACTTTAAAGTGACGGAAGATAATTTGAAAAAAAATGTTCAAGATCTAGGAGAAAAAGGATTCGCAGATGGTTTAGCCAGTGATCAACAAGATCGCATTTATACCACCAATGGAGAACATAATAGTATATGGCGTCGTTGGCCAGATGGCCATTTTGACCTCGTTGCCCGTGACCCGCGCCTTGACTGGCCAGATGGTATTGCAACAAATAACCAAGGGATTTATGTCGTCGCAGGCCAATGGGAAAGATTACCAGGATTTAATCATGGAAAAAATTTAAGAGAGCCTAATTACCTATTACTTTATATCCCTTTCAAAACCGCTCCAACGATTAAACCTAGTCAAAACAATCAATAAATGAAAAACCTTACACATACATAATGTAAGGTTTTTAAAATACCTAATTCATCGTTGGCATTGAAAATTGACTGCCCTCACGCACACCAGAAGAAGGCCAACGTTGAGTAACAGTTTTACGTCTTGTATAAAAACGTACCCCATCAGGACCATAAATATGTAAATCTCCGAATAAAGAGCGTTTCCATCCCCCAAAACTGTGATATGCCACAGGCACAGGCAAGGGAATATTGACACCAACCATACCCACCTGAATATGATCACAAAAATAACGAGCAGCCTCGCCATCTCGGGTGTAAATACAGGTACCATTTCCATACTCGTGCTCGTTGATCAACTTCATGGCTTGTTCCATCGTTTCAACGCGAATAACTTGTAGTACTGGGCCAAAAATCTCTGCCTTGTAGCTATCCATTTGTGCATTAACATGATCAATCAGTGTGGCCCCCACAAAAAAACCGTTTTCATATCCACTAACTTTTATATGACGACCATCAACAATGATCTTGGCCCCTTGTTGTTCAGCACTGGTAATGTGACCGATAATTTTTTCTTGATGTTGCTTGGTGATTACTGGACCAAAATCATTACTAGCCTCTGAATAAGCCCCTAATTTTAAGGTTTTCATGGCTTTGCTTAACTCTTGGACAAGTTTGTCCCCCATTTCATCACCAATAGTCACTGCAACGGATAATGCCATACAACGTTCGCCAGATGATCCAAACGCAGCCCCCAATAAAGAACTAACAACATTATCCAGATCTGCATCAGGCATCACGATGGCATGGTTTTTTGCCCCGCCCAAGGCTTGGCATCTTTTCCCATTGGCCGCAGCCGTTTTGTAAATATACTCAGCGATTGGGGTCGACCCGACAAAGCTGATCGCTTGCACCCGTTTATCCTCTAATAACGTATCAACTGCTTCCTTACCACCATTCACAACATTTAAAACCCCTTTGGGTAATCCTGCTTCGTATAATAATTCTGCAATGTAAAATGTTGAACTTGGGTCACGTTCGGAAGGTTTCAAAACGAACGTATTTCCACATACGATCGCCAGTGGAAACATCCATAGCGGCACCATGGTTGGAAAATTAAAAGGTGTAATCCCAGCAACAACCCCCAAAGGTTGAAAATCACTCCATGCATCAATATTGGTGCCTACATTTTTGGTGAACTCGCCCTTTAATAATTCAGGTGCCCCACAAGCATATTCAACGACCTCGATTCCTCGTTGTAACTCTCCTCTGGCATCATGTATAATTTTACCATGTTCTTCGCCAATTAAATGAGCAATCTTATCAGCATTTTTTTCTAATAATTCTTTAAAACGAAACATAATCCGTGCCCGTTTTAAAGGGGATGTATCTCTCCACTCAGGAAATGCATCTTGTGCCGCAGCAATAGCCTTTTCTACTGTTTCTTTTGCAGCTAACGCTACTTTTTTACTGACAGCCCCTGTTGATGGATTGTACACATCTTGGGTATGTGCTGTATCTTGTATCTGTTCACCATTAATCAAGTGGCCTATGACGTTGCTGGGCATATAATTTTACTCCTGACCAATTATCATTTATAATTTAGAAAATATTTTTCATTTTATTAAAAAAATACATCTATTTAGAAATAAAATTCTATATGCAATTTATAAAAAAACACAAGGTAATTTTATGCCTTAACACGTCAATACCTTGTGATCAAAAACAATTATATCCCTAGTTCTTATTGTAAATTTACAAATAACCCGCCGTCTACTAATAATGAAGCCCCTGTTACATATCGAGCCATATCCGATGCCAAAAATACGACAGGCCCCGCCAAATCATCGGGTTCCCCCAACCGCCCCAAGCAGGTACGACTGCGCATATAGGCTAATTTATCAGGGTCGGATAAATCTTCCTTATTAATATCTGTGGCAATGGTTCCTGGTAAAACGGCATTACACCGAATGTTATATGGCCCCAGCGCCACAGCACAAGATTGCATTAACGATAATAAACCTGCCTTGGTTGGGGTATAGTGCGTTTGCATTGCCCCACCGACTAATGCACTGATAGAACTGATCGCAATGATTGACCCACCTTTCCCTTGTTTTTTCATTTGATTAGCAGCTGCTTGGACTGCGAAATAAGCCCCATTTAAATTGGTGTTCACTGTTTGCATGTACACTTCTTTGGGCATGTCTAAAAAAGAATGGAACGGACAAATCCCCGCATTATTAACAAACACATCCACCTTACCAAAGGTTGAAACCGCCGCATCAATCAACCGATCACCAGTATCTAAATCCGCCGCATCACCACCAACCTCGATTGCTTGCTTATCTAAATCTTGAATCTCGGATACTACATTTTTTGCAGCAGCCAAACCCGATGCACGACCGCTGTGACCAATGACAAGCTTTGCCCCTTGTCGAGCACACTCGAGCGCAACCGCACGACCGATCCCCCGCGAAGCCCCAGTAATGATAACAACTTTATCCTTTAATAACATCATTCTTTCCCATAATATCTTCTAACGTTAACAACCCATTTCGCCATCATATTAACAATACCCAGTCTGTATCCAACCCCGTTAAAATAATGATATTAATAATCTATTCTTAAAAACATGATACAAATTCTCGTGAATTTATTTGAAATTAAAGATGAACAAAACAAATAAAAGAGTAAGAAAAAACAGGAGATACTTATGACAGACCAAACAACTTATGATCTTTTGATTATTGGTGGAGGGGTCAATGGTACTGGAATTGCCCGTGACGCAGCAGGGCGTGGATTGAAAGTATTATTAGTTGAAAAAGACGATCTTGCACAGCATACATCCTCTGCCAGTACGAAATTGATCCATGGCGGATTACGCTATCTCGAATATTATGAATTTAGACTGGTTAGAGAAGCCCTACAGGAACGTGAACGATTACTAGGATTGGCCCCTCATATTATTCATCCCTTGGTTTTTGTGCTGCCTCATCGCAATGCAGTACGCCCTGCTTGGATGATCCGTATGGGATTATTTATGTATGACCATCTTGCATGCCATCCAAAGCTGCCCAACTCAAAACTGATTGCCTTGCAACAATCCCCCTACGGCAAAGCCTTACGTAACGATATTAAAAAGGGCTTTACCTATTCTGACTGCGCTGTTGATGATAGTCGTTTAACCATTTTAAATGCCAAAGGTGCCCATCATCTAGGTGCAGAAATCCGTACACAAACAACCTTATTAACCACAAAACGCGAAGGAGGCTTTTGGACGGCAACCTTGCAAGACAATAGAATGCAAACGACCTCGACCATTAAAGCAAAAGCCATTGTCAATGCTGCTGGTCCTTGGGTTGCAGATATATTAAAGGAAAGATTACACGTTCACAGCAAAATGAATGTTCGCTTGGTCAAAGGCAGTCATATCGTTGTAAAAAAACTGTTCGAGGGCCCACAAGCATACATCCTGCAAAATGAAGATAAACGAATTGTTTTCGCCATTCCTTATCATGATGAATTTACTTTAATTGGTACGACCGATATTCCTTGGGACAAATCACCTAATGCTCTACCCAGCATTGATGGCAATGAAACCAGCTATTTATGCAACTCCATTAACAACTATTTTAAAACCTCAATTACCCCTGAAGATGTTATTTGGGATTATTCAGGCGTGCGCCCACTTTATGACGATGCCTCCAGCAATGCTTCTGCGGTAACCAGAGATTATCATTTGGATTTAAATCATGACGCAGGGCTTGCCCCATTATTATCAATTTTCGGTGGGAAAATTACCACGTATCGTCGTCTAGCAGAACATAGTATGGAACAATTATCCCCATATTTTAAATACAGCCGCAAAGCATGGACAGACTCTGAACCTTTGCCTGGGGGAAATATAACCAATGGTGATTTCAACCTCTTTTACAATAACTTTCGTAAGACTGTCCCTTTCCTTGATGAGGCTACTGCAAAACGCATTGCCCATGGATATGGAACGGATGCATTTGTCTTATTGAATAAAGCAACCAGCAAAGAAGAATTAGGCATTGATTTTGGACATGGATTAACCCAACGCGAAGTTGATTATCTGGTCGAGCATGAATGGGCTATAACTGCTGAAGATATTTTATGGAGAAGAACAAAACTAGGATTGTATTTTTCAAAAGAAGAGCAAAGCACCCTTGAACGCTATCTTCAAGACAAAAATCAGTAAGCTCTTTCTTAATATTCAGAAAGCTAATTATTATGCCCACTACAAAACAATTTATTGGTGAACTGATATCAGAGGCCATTGCAGTAGCTATTATTATTTTCATTGGCTGCTCTGCTGCAGCAATGTTGCTGATGTATGATCCCAGCCCTTATCAAAATGCGTATTGGGGGGTAGCTATTGCATGGGGATTATCTGTGACATTTGCAATATATGCAACAGGCAGCATCAGTGGAACCCATGCTAATCCTGCGGTTACATTAGCACTGGCCTTGTATCGTGGATTTGCATGGAAAAAAGTACCCGCTTATTGTTTGGCGCAAATACTGGGTGGCATCTGCGGGGCTGTTTTGGTTTATTGTTTATACTACTCTGTCATTGATCATTATAATGAAGTTCACCATATCACCCGTGTTTTAGGTGGGGGGGCAGGTGTATTTGTAACCTCTCCTGGGCTTTCTATAACGCCGATCCATGCTTTTTTTAATGAGATTTTACTTACTGCCTTTTTGGTCTTTTGTATTTTTGCCATTACAGAAAGTTATAATACCGTGGCACCTCAGGCAAATAGTGGTGCCTTTATGATTGGTCTAGTTGTTGCAGCCATTGGTGCATCAGCAGGATATCTGGAAGGGTGGGCAATTAATCCTGCTCGGGATTTAGGGCCCAGAATTTTTA
Coding sequences within it:
- a CDS encoding MIP/aquaporin family protein, translated to MPTTKQFIGELISEAIAVAIIIFIGCSAAAMLLMYDPSPYQNAYWGVAIAWGLSVTFAIYATGSISGTHANPAVTLALALYRGFAWKKVPAYCLAQILGGICGAVLVYCLYYSVIDHYNEVHHITRVLGGGAGVFVTSPGLSITPIHAFFNEILLTAFLVFCIFAITESYNTVAPQANSGAFMIGLVVAAIGASAGYLEGWAINPARDLGPRIFIYLMGWGPAAFPGLPNYWWAPICGPLIGGIVGGGAYQLLIRPFLPRPI
- the glpD gene encoding glycerol-3-phosphate dehydrogenase, with protein sequence MTDQTTYDLLIIGGGVNGTGIARDAAGRGLKVLLVEKDDLAQHTSSASTKLIHGGLRYLEYYEFRLVREALQERERLLGLAPHIIHPLVFVLPHRNAVRPAWMIRMGLFMYDHLACHPKLPNSKLIALQQSPYGKALRNDIKKGFTYSDCAVDDSRLTILNAKGAHHLGAEIRTQTTLLTTKREGGFWTATLQDNRMQTTSTIKAKAIVNAAGPWVADILKERLHVHSKMNVRLVKGSHIVVKKLFEGPQAYILQNEDKRIVFAIPYHDEFTLIGTTDIPWDKSPNALPSIDGNETSYLCNSINNYFKTSITPEDVIWDYSGVRPLYDDASSNASAVTRDYHLDLNHDAGLAPLLSIFGGKITTYRRLAEHSMEQLSPYFKYSRKAWTDSEPLPGGNITNGDFNLFYNNFRKTVPFLDEATAKRIAHGYGTDAFVLLNKATSKEELGIDFGHGLTQREVDYLVEHEWAITAEDILWRRTKLGLYFSKEEQSTLERYLQDKNQ
- a CDS encoding L-dopachrome tautomerase-related protein, producing MKKIIAAALLIFSQGPITGQAAPLGDTGDPSSVPYGNIMVIDQFTDPGPSGVAVTNSGRLFISFPRHAQNHTDSTLAEIVDGKRVPFPNKETSMPSDLPLKDRLISVHGITLDKKNNLWVIDDGKRAGIHGIPDGAAKVVGFDINTRKIIASIPIHAPALLQDSHLNDLRVDLSHGKQGTAYITDSSFGTSPALVIVDIATGQQRRVLTNHKSTQPEKGFVAYLAGKPRLYDPKNPTFPVGGADGITLSQDSKTLYFAPLTSRRLYAIPTAILSDFKVTEDNLKKNVQDLGEKGFADGLASDQQDRIYTTNGEHNSIWRRWPDGHFDLVARDPRLDWPDGIATNNQGIYVVAGQWERLPGFNHGKNLREPNYLLLYIPFKTAPTIKPSQNNQ
- a CDS encoding SDR family NAD(P)-dependent oxidoreductase; translated protein: MMLLKDKVVIITGASRGIGRAVALECARQGAKLVIGHSGRASGLAAAKNVVSEIQDLDKQAIEVGGDAADLDTGDRLIDAAVSTFGKVDVFVNNAGICPFHSFLDMPKEVYMQTVNTNLNGAYFAVQAAANQMKKQGKGGSIIAISSISALVGGAMQTHYTPTKAGLLSLMQSCAVALGPYNIRCNAVLPGTIATDINKEDLSDPDKLAYMRSRTCLGRLGEPDDLAGPVVFLASDMARYVTGASLLVDGGLFVNLQ
- a CDS encoding CoA-acylating methylmalonate-semialdehyde dehydrogenase; translated protein: MPSNVIGHLINGEQIQDTAHTQDVYNPSTGAVSKKVALAAKETVEKAIAAAQDAFPEWRDTSPLKRARIMFRFKELLEKNADKIAHLIGEEHGKIIHDARGELQRGIEVVEYACGAPELLKGEFTKNVGTNIDAWSDFQPLGVVAGITPFNFPTMVPLWMFPLAIVCGNTFVLKPSERDPSSTFYIAELLYEAGLPKGVLNVVNGGKEAVDTLLEDKRVQAISFVGSTPIAEYIYKTAAANGKRCQALGGAKNHAIVMPDADLDNVVSSLLGAAFGSSGERCMALSVAVTIGDEMGDKLVQELSKAMKTLKLGAYSEASNDFGPVITKQHQEKIIGHITSAEQQGAKIIVDGRHIKVSGYENGFFVGATLIDHVNAQMDSYKAEIFGPVLQVIRVETMEQAMKLINEHEYGNGTCIYTRDGEAARYFCDHIQVGMVGVNIPLPVPVAYHSFGGWKRSLFGDLHIYGPDGVRFYTRRKTVTQRWPSSGVREGSQFSMPTMN